The sequence GTGAAGGCGGTGCTGGTGTGCCCGCCCATGCGCTCGCCGGCGTACCTGGCAGCGCTGCGCGACGTGGCCCCGCCGTGGCTGCTGGAGGCGGGCCCCCTGCCCCGGATGTCCGCGAGCGCCCGGCTGCGGGCCCGGTCGCGCCGCACGCCCCGGCTCATAGGAAGTCGCCGATGAACCACGGGAGCTTCTCCTTCAGCTTCTGAAGCAGGCCCCGCCGCTTCCAGCCGTGCCAGTGGACCTCCGCGGAGTGCGTGAGGTCCTGCTCGAAGGAGGCGGCCAGCTCCTCCGCCAGCACCGGGTCCTCCACCATCACCGAGCCCTCGTCGGTGTGGTTGAGCGCCAGCGGATCCATGTTGGTGGAGCCCACGACGCTCAGCGTGTCGTCCGCGACCAGCGTCTTGGCGTGCATCATGGAGATCTCGTACTCGTAGATGCGCACGCCGGCCTCCAGCAGCCGCGCGTAGGACGCCCGCTGCGCGGCGAGGACGGGGCCCACGTCGTGGTAGCGGCCGGGCACCAGCACCCGCACGTCCACGCCCTCACGGGCCTTGACGATGAGCATGTCGCTGATGGCTTCCGACGGCAGGAAGTACGAGTTGGCGATCCACAGCCGGTGCTTCGCGGACGCGATGGACAGCAGCCACATCCTCGAGGCTTCCGAGAGGAACCGGTGGCCGGTGCTGGCGACGAAGCAGGCCCGCGCGTTGCCCGCGGGGGCGAGCTCCGGGAAGGCCTCCAGCGGCAGGAAGTCCCCGCCGGACTCCTGCCAGTTGCGCGCGAAGGCGAGCTGCATGCCTCGCACGACGGGGCCCCGCACGCGGATGTTGGTGTCGCGCCAGGTCTCCGGCGCGTCGCCGTTGCCCAGCCAGCTGCGCCAGATACCGAAGCCGCCGGTCAGCGCGACCTCGCCGTCGCGAATGACCATCTTGCGGTGCATGCGCGCCCGGAACCTCACCGCGTCCAGGGACGTCACCGCGCCCTGATAGGGCCGGTAGATGCGCACGTCGCAGCCCGCGTCCGCGAGCACGGGGGCCACGACCTCGAAGTTCACGCTGCCGAGCGGATCCACGATGACCCGGCACTGCACGCCGGGGGCGCGCTCGCGCAGCGCGATGAGCAGCCGGTCCGACGGGATGCCCGGACGCCAGATGTAGCTGGCGATGTGGATGCTGGAGCGGGCGGCGCGGATCTCCTCCTCGATGACGTCGAAGACCCGGCCGTTCTGGACCAGCTCCACGCCGTTGCCGGGCTCCATCGGGATGCCCAGCGTCTGCTCGAAGGCGAGCTCGCGCCCGGCCGGGTCCTCCGGCAGCGCGCGCAGGCGCAGGTCCTGTCGGTGGTTCGGGTAGGGACACCCCGCGGCGAGCAGGGCGAGCAGGATGGGCCAGACCAGCCGCACGGCCCGGAAACTAGGGCACGCCCCGCCCTTCCGCATCCACCGTGTGCTTCCGCGTGGAGGAACGGGGTGGATGGAGCCGGGCACCGTCCACCCGCCGACGCTTGAGACATCTGAAACACGAGGCCGGTGGTGCCGGGCGCGTCGCATGCGCACTGCTGGGGGCGGACACGGACGCCCGGGAGGACGGACACGGCATGGGTCGATGGGGGATGGCACCGGCGCTCGGAGCGCTCCTGCTGGTGGGCCTGTGGAGAGCCCCCGTCGCGGTCGCCTCCGTGGAGACGCAGGAGGCCGAGCCCGCCGCGCCCCGGGATGATCCGCAGCCCGCGGCGGAACCTCCGCCGCCTCCGCTGGAGCCCACCGTCCGGGATGCGCCGTTGCTGGACGCGGATCCTCCGCCTCCCGCCGTGCCTCCGCGGGCACTGCGGCCATTCATTCCCCATGGCGAGCCCGACACGGAGGCGCCGTTGTCCGGTGCCACCTGGGCCGCGCATGGCGGGCTCACGCTGCTGCCCCTGGGCACCGTCTGGGCCGCGACCCGCGTGGGCGGTGACACGCGGCTGGGTGCCACCGCCGCGGAGGCCGCCGCGGGCACCGTGCTCGCTTCGCTTCCGGGGCGCTTCCTCTTCGTCCACCCCTCGTATCCGCAGGGCCGGTGGCTGGAGCTGGAGGTGGGCGCGTTCGGCGCCGCCATGGTCGTCACGCCTCCGGTCGCCGCGCTCGGCTCGTGGGGCATGGGCGAGGTCGCGTTCGGCGACAGCCAGGATCGCGGCCACGCGTACCTGGGCGCGCTCGGCGGCGCGACGGTGGGAATGCTGCTGGGCATCGCCGTGCATGAAGGCCTGCGCCACCTGGCGGGCTCCAGCGAACGGCTGGACTTCCTGCGCCGCTACCTCGCGCTGTCGCTCATCGGCTCTGGCGCCACCCTGGGCTATCAGTGGAGCCGCACCCCCACTCCCAGACGTTGACGCGCCGTTTCGCCGCACCGGCGTTTCAATTTTCTTCCCGCGTGCGGCACCTCGCCGCCCCGCCCTCCGCGCCAGCGCGCGAGCCGGCGACAACAGCGCTGGCGTTGTCAGTCCCGGTCCCTAGAGTGCTCCGTGCAGCGCCAACACCACGCAAGGAGACGACACCATGCAGGCTCGCAAGAACGTCCGTCGCATCGCCTTCGTCCTCGCCGCCGCCGCCACCGTGATGGGCCTGGGCATCGCCGCCACGCCGTCCTCCGCCGATGCGCAGGACTGCACGCCCACGTGTTTCAAGAACCCCATCACCGGGCAGATCACCTGTACGTACCCCTGCCCGTAGTCCCGGGCCGGCCACGACCGTGATGAAAAAAGGCCCCACCCGCTTCATGCCGGGTCGGGGCCTTCTTCATGCCCTGGATGCGCGTGCGCGCTACTCCGAGCGCATCGCCTCCACGGGGTCCAGCTTCGCCGCGCGCGCCGCCGGGTAGATGCCGAAGAGCAGGCCCACGCCGCAGCTCATCACCAGCGACACGATGACGGACCACAGGGGCACTTCCGTGGGCAGGTTGATCATCCAGCGCGCCAGGTGCGCCAGGCCCACGCCCAGGGCCACACCCACCGCGCCGCCCACCAGCGACAGCACCACCGCCTCCAGCGCGAACTGCGCGAGGATGCGGTAGCGCTTGGCCCCCAGCGCCTTGCGGATGCCAATCTCGCGCGTCCGCTCCGTCACGGCGACCAGCATGATGTTCAGGATGCCGATGCCGCCCACCAGCAGCGACAGGATGCACACGCCGAAGCTGGCCGCGGACACCGCCGAGGAGAGGTTGTTGAACATCTCCGTGGCGGAGGCGTTGTTGTAGAGGAAGAAGTCATCCGGTTCGTCCGGCTTGAGCCCGTGGCGGCGGCGCATGAGCAGCGTCACTTCATCCTGGGCGCGCTGGAGCACCTCCGGGGACACGGCCTGGATGCTGATGCGGAAGTCGCGCACGCCGAACATGGACGCGAACGTGGACAGGGGAATCATGGCCTGGTTGTCCTGGCTGCCGCCGCCCAGGAACCCGCCCCGGCGCTTGAGCGTGCCCACCACCTGGAAGGTGCGGCCCAGGATGCGGAACTCGCGGCCCAGCGGGTCCATGCCGGGCCACAGCGTGTCCGCCAGGTCCGCGCCAATCACCGCCACGCGCCGGTTGTCCACGAACTCCGCGTCCGTGAAGGGGCGCCCGGTGGCGAGGCTCACCGCGTTGGTGTGGAAGTACTCCGCCGTGCCGGCCCAGACGTGCACGTTGGGGCGCGACTCGCGCTCGGAGGTGGAGGCCTTCTGGCCGCCCTTGGAGTCCTCCCCGGCGGCCTGCAGGATGGAGGGCTGCGTGCGGATGGCGTCCAGGTCCGCGTAGGTGAAGCGCGGCCGGCGCGCGAGCTCCGCGACGGACAGCTCGCCCTGGCCGAAGGGCAGCCGCTGCACCTGGAAGCAGTCGCTGCCCAGCTCCGACATCTGGTCATTCACCTGGTTCTTGAGTCCCTCGATGAGGGCCATCATGGACACCACGGTGGTGACGCCGATGACGATGCCCAAGAGCGTCAGGAAGGAGCGCAGGGGGTTGGAGCGGAACGTGCCGAACGCCAGCCGCACCGTGTCCCAGAAAGCCATCCACATGGTCAGGGTTCTCCCGCTCGCCTAGTCGTGGCGGAGCGCTTCCACGGGGTCGAGGTTCGCGGCGCGCGCCGCGGGCCAGATGCCGAACAGGAGGCCCACCACCGCGGAGAAGCCCACGCCCAGCACCACCGTCATGGGCTGCACCGCCGCCGCCAGGGGCGTGAGGTAGTTCACCAGCCACGCGATGGTCATGCCCACCGCGGTGCCCAGCGCGCCGCCCACCGCGGACACGCTGGCCGCCTCCATGAGGAACTGGAGGATGATGGTGTGCTTGCGCGCGCCCAGCGCCCGGCGGACGCCGATCTCGCGGGTCCGCTCGCGCACGGACACCAGCATGATGTTCATGATGCCGATGCCGCCCACCAGGAGCGTGATGAGGCCCACGCCCGTGGCCGCGCCGTAGAGCGCGCCGGTGAGCTGCTTGTACATGTTGGCCAATTGGTCCGGCCGGTTGATGGCGAAGTCGTCCGGCGCGCCGGGCTTGGTGTTGCGCTCGCGGCGCAGCGTCTCCGTGAGCCGGTCCTGCACGCGGGGGACGTTCTCCTGCTGGTCCACCGCGAGCACCAGGGTCACGTCGCGCTGGGTGCCGAAGTGTCCCTGGAACGCGGTGTACGGGAGCATCACCACCAGGTCCACGTTCTGCCCCAGCACGGTGCCGCGCTCCACGATGACGCCCGCGACGCGGTAGGGGCGGCGGTCCACGAGGATGCGGTGGCCCACGGGGTTGATGCCCGGGAAGAGCACCTTGCCCACCTCCGCGCCAATCACGACGACGGCGGAGCGGTTGTCCACGTCCGCCTGCGTGAGGAAGCGGCCCTGGCCCATCTCCACCGAGGACGTCATGGCGTAGTCAGGGCTGGTGCCCATGGTCTGCACGGAGGCGAGCTTCCGGTTCTGGAAGGCCACCTCCGCGTTGACGAACATCATGGGGGCCACCGCGACGACGTGCTCGGAGGCGTTGCGCAGCGGATCCACCAGGTCCAGCGAGAGCGTCTTGCGGTTGCGGTACGCCCACCAGTCCCCGTTCATCACCCAGGGGAACTTGGACACCTGGAGCG comes from Corallococcus macrosporus and encodes:
- a CDS encoding phospholipase D-like domain-containing protein: MRLVWPILLALLAAGCPYPNHRQDLRLRALPEDPAGRELAFEQTLGIPMEPGNGVELVQNGRVFDVIEEEIRAARSSIHIASYIWRPGIPSDRLLIALRERAPGVQCRVIVDPLGSVNFEVVAPVLADAGCDVRIYRPYQGAVTSLDAVRFRARMHRKMVIRDGEVALTGGFGIWRSWLGNGDAPETWRDTNIRVRGPVVRGMQLAFARNWQESGGDFLPLEAFPELAPAGNARACFVASTGHRFLSEASRMWLLSIASAKHRLWIANSYFLPSEAISDMLIVKAREGVDVRVLVPGRYHDVGPVLAAQRASYARLLEAGVRIYEYEISMMHAKTLVADDTLSVVGSTNMDPLALNHTDEGSVMVEDPVLAEELAASFEQDLTHSAEVHWHGWKRRGLLQKLKEKLPWFIGDFL
- a CDS encoding ABC transporter permease, coding for MWMAFWDTVRLAFGTFRSNPLRSFLTLLGIVIGVTTVVSMMALIEGLKNQVNDQMSELGSDCFQVQRLPFGQGELSVAELARRPRFTYADLDAIRTQPSILQAAGEDSKGGQKASTSERESRPNVHVWAGTAEYFHTNAVSLATGRPFTDAEFVDNRRVAVIGADLADTLWPGMDPLGREFRILGRTFQVVGTLKRRGGFLGGGSQDNQAMIPLSTFASMFGVRDFRISIQAVSPEVLQRAQDEVTLLMRRRHGLKPDEPDDFFLYNNASATEMFNNLSSAVSAASFGVCILSLLVGGIGILNIMLVAVTERTREIGIRKALGAKRYRILAQFALEAVVLSLVGGAVGVALGVGLAHLARWMINLPTEVPLWSVIVSLVMSCGVGLLFGIYPAARAAKLDPVEAMRSE
- a CDS encoding ABC transporter permease, translated to MNFRVDVWEGARIALTSLRSNRLRTVLTTVGIGVGVCTLLAIVGIIQGLNSSFADQLNKIGSNTLQVSKFPWVMNGDWWAYRNRKTLSLDLVDPLRNASEHVVAVAPMMFVNAEVAFQNRKLASVQTMGTSPDYAMTSSVEMGQGRFLTQADVDNRSAVVVIGAEVGKVLFPGINPVGHRILVDRRPYRVAGVIVERGTVLGQNVDLVVMLPYTAFQGHFGTQRDVTLVLAVDQQENVPRVQDRLTETLRRERNTKPGAPDDFAINRPDQLANMYKQLTGALYGAATGVGLITLLVGGIGIMNIMLVSVRERTREIGVRRALGARKHTIILQFLMEAASVSAVGGALGTAVGMTIAWLVNYLTPLAAAVQPMTVVLGVGFSAVVGLLFGIWPAARAANLDPVEALRHD